In Paenibacillus dendritiformis, the DNA window ATTCGCAGTTTCATTCATACGCTCAAGCGGGAGAACGAGTTGGCGGTCATCGAAGCGGAAGTCGACCCCTATCTCGAGATCGCCGAAATTCACCGGCGGGTAATCGAGGAAGGCGGCCCCGCCCTGCTGTTCACGAATGTGAAGGGAAGCCCGTTCTCCGTAGCCACGAACCTGTTCGGGACGACCCGGCGGGTGGACATGGCCTTCGGGCCGAGACCGGAGCAGTTCGCCAACAAATGCATTGAGGCCGTGAATCGCCTCATGCCTCCCTCCCCGAAGAAGCTGTGGGAAGAACGAGGCCTCGTCAAGGAGCTGCTGAGCCTGCTCAAGGTAGGCATGAAGGATGTATCGTCCGCTCAGGCGCCGATTATGGACGTGAAGCGGACCGACATGCCGCTGAATGGCCTCCCGGCATTAACGAGCTGGCAGTTGGATGGAGGGCCGTTCATTACCCTTCCGCTCGTGTACACCGAGCATCCCGCGCGCAAGGGCAGCGATCATAACCTGGGAATGTACCGGGTTCAAATATATGATGACAAGACGACCGGGATCCACTGGCAGATCCAAAAGGGCGGCGGCTTCCATTACCACGAAGCCGAGCTGCGGAACGAGGCGCTGCCGGTATCGATCTACGTAGGCGGGCCGCCCGCATTGATTGCGGCCGCCATCGCGCCGCTTCCGGAGAAGCTGCCGGAGCTGCTCATGGCCTCCTTCGTCATGGGCGAGCGCCTGCCTGTCGTGGACAGCGGCTTCGAAGGGCACCGCATTCCGGCGGAAGCCGAGTTCGTCATCCAGGGCTATGTGCCGCCGCATGAGCGGCGGCTGGAAGGGCCGTTCGGCGATCATTACGGTTATTATTCCTGGGCGCATGACTTCCCGCTTGTCAATGTGAAGCACATGTATCACCGCAAAGACGCGATCTACCCGGCGACGGTCGTCGGCAAGCCTCGCCAGGAGGACTACTATTTGGGCGAGTATCTGGTCAAATTGCTGTCACCGGCCTTCCCGATGGTCATGCCGAGCGTGCGCAAGGTGCATCCTTATCCGGAGACGGGAGTCCATTCGCTGGCCGCCGCCGTCGTCCGCGAGAGCTATTCGCGCGAGGCGATGCTGAGCGGCTTCCGGATTCTCGGAGAAGGCCAGCTCAGCCTCACCAAATTCCTGATGCTCACTGATCAGGATGTCGATCTGGACAATTTCGCGCAGCTGATGGAGAACGTATTGGAGCGCTTCCAACCGGAGTCGGATCTGTATGTGCTGAACAATACGTCCCATGATACGCTCGATTATACCGGGCACAAGCTGAACCATGGCAGCAAGGGCATATTGCTGGGTGTCGGCGAGCCGGTCCGCGAGCTCCCGCATACGTACGAGGGGGGACCGATCGACGAAATAACGGATGTGGCCGTGTTCTGCCGCGGCTGCCTGACGATGTCCGGAGCGTCCTATGAGGCCGAGCCGCAGCTGGCGCAACGGCTGATGGAGCGGTTGGCCGATCAGGAGACGCCTTGGCCGCTCGTCTTCCTGGTGGACGATGCGCAAGTGGCCCGCACGCAGCTCTCTTTCCTGTGGACGGTGTTCACCCGCTTCAACCCTGCTTCTGATATATACGCGCGGATGGAAGTCCGAAATCACCACATTGCGTATCAACTGCCGATTGTTATCGATGCGCGCATGAAGCCGGGCTACCCGGACGAATTGTTCCCGCGGGAAGATATCGTGCAACGGGTTGACGATCGTTGGAAAGACTATTTCCCGAACGGATACTAATCGGGGGTGGTCGCGATGCTGCGAAGCCTGTTCGGGGAAGAGCCCCGCAGGGACGAAGGCGCGTTGAAGGAAGCGATGGAGGCGATAGACCGCTATCTGTCGCATGTAAGGAAGCAGATGGACAACGGCGGGGATCCGGGTCACTACTGGCGCAAAATCGAAATCTGGACGGTCGGGCTTCGCACGTCGCTCGATGAGCTGGAGGAGAGCATCTATGCCTCCGGCAAGTATGCGGAGCGGGTGACGAAGAAGTACCAGGATGATATGAATGATAATGAGCTGGATGATTATTACCGTCACGTTTACTTTTATAAAAATGCATTCATCCGCATCTTCTCGATCCTGGACAAGCTGGGGACGCTTTTGAATGAGGTGCTGCGGCTGGAGACGGAGGAAATGAAGCCGTTTTTCTCTTACTTCACGGTGCTCCGCCGCCTGCACTTGACAGGCAGGCATCCGCGTCTTACCGACAAGCTGTCCGGTCTGAAGCAGCTTCATGGAGAAGCGATGCAGCGCTTGCGCAAGCGCCGCAATACCGAGATTCATTATATGAATGCGGAGATGCAGGACGATCTGTGGCAGCGGCACCGGAGCTTGAACAGCAAGCTGCGGCTGGAGGATATCCAGGCGAACATGAACGATGTGGAAGAAGGCATGCAGATGGTGTGCGGCGCGCTTACCGCTTCGTTCCGCGCGATCGTTACCCTGGAAAAATGAAACGTAAGGTAAAAAAAGTCAATTGACAATACCCGAGTAATATCATATACTTTGAATAATTTCATAACGATTTCTTATCAAGAGTGGCGGAGGGACAGGCCCTGTGAAGCCCGGCAACCGATCCTGCAACCCGTATTTGCTCGCAGCTTACCGCTGCCGCAAGATTGCAGGATGTCAATGGTGCTAATTCCTTCAGAACGGATAAGTTCTGGCAGATAAGAAAGGGCGCTAACCCATCTGGAATGAAGAAGTATGAGACAGCCCCCTTTTGGCATCTGCCAAGAGGGGGCTTTTGGCGTGAATATACAGAGATACGGGTCACCGCTAATTAGGAAGGGGAAAACTATCATTGATTCGTCTGGAGCATATCAGCAAACAATATGAAGCCAAAGGGAAGCTGTCCGGACCTCTCGCATTGAATGATGTCAGTTTGACGATAGAGCAAGGGGAAATTTTCGGCATTATCGGCCACTCCGGGGCCGGCAAGAGCACGCTGCTGCGCAGCATCAACCTGCTGGAGCGCCCGACCTCCGGGAAGGTGTTCGTGGATCAGGTGGACATGATGAAGCTGTCGAAGCGGGAGCTGCAGGAGCAGCGCAGCAAGATCGGCATGATTTTTCAGCATTTTAATCTGCTGTCCTCGGCGACCGTGTTCGACAATATCGCTTTCCCGCTGCGGCTGCAGAACACGCCTGCCGCCCAAGTGAAGGCGAAGGCGGATGAATTAATCCGTCTCGTCGGACTGGAGGAGCACCGCAATAAATATCCGGCGCAGCTGTCCGGGGGACAGAAGCAGAGAGTCGGCATTGCGCGCGCGCTGGCCAACGATCCGAAGGTGCTGCTCTGCGACGAAGCGACCTCCGCGCTCGATCCGCAGACGACGCAATCGATTCTGGAGCTGCTGCTCGATATTAACCGCCGCTTCGGCATCACGATCGTGCTCATCACCCATGAGATGCATGTCATTCAAGCGATATGCGATCGGGTCGCCGTCATTCATGCCGGCCAGATTGCGGAGCAGGGCAAGGTGGTCGACGTCTTCCTGAAGCCGCAGCATCCGGTGACGAGGGAGTTCATTATGGAGGAGCGCCATGACGCCGACCTGCAGCCGTGGATGGCCTTCCAGGGGCAGGCAGGCGACCATTCGCGCGTCGTCAAGATCAATTACTTGGGCGATGTCACTTATGAGCCCGTGCTGCAAACCGTCCTCACCGAAGCGGGTGTCCGCTTCACGATACTGCAGGGCACGATATCGCGCATGAAGGATATACCATACGGACAATTGGTCGTTCGTCTGGACGGCGGCCTGCCGGATGTCGAGCGTTCGCTCTCCGCGCTGAAGGATAGAGGACTTGAAGTGGAGGTGATCGCGTAATGAAGGATCTCGATTTCTCCAAAATCAACTGGGATGAGCTCGGTACGGCGACAAGCGACACGCTGGCGATGATGCTGTTCTCCGTGCTGTTCACGATCGTAATCGGGCTTCCGCTCGGCGTGCTGCTTTATTTGACGGGAAAATCAAAAGGAACGGCCGGAAGAACCGTATATTTCGGGGTCTCTTTTATCGTTAATATTTTGCGTTCCGCGCCATTCGTTATCTTGATGATTGCACTCATTCCAGTTACTCGGATGATCGTCGGCACCTCGATCGGGGTCGAAGGCACGATTCCGCCGCTCGTTATCGCGGCTGCGCCTTTCTTCGCCCGCCTGGTGGAGACCTCGCTGCGCGAGGTGGACCGCGGCGTCATCGAAGCCGCGCAGGCGATGGGCGCCTCCACTTGGCAGATCGTGCGCAAGGTGCTGCTGCCGGAGGCGATGCCGGGCTTGATCGCCGGCACGACGATTACGGCGGTGACGCTCGTCACCTATACGGCCATGTCAGGCATGGTCGGCGGCGGCGGTCTCGGGGACTTGGCGATTCGATACGGGTATCACCGCTATGAATTTGAAGTCATGATCATTTCGATTTTTATTATGGTGCTGCTCGTCCAAATCCTGCAATGGATTGGCGACGCGTTCGTCCGCAGATTCACCCGGAAGTAGCGGCCGCCGACGGCGGACAAGGTTCCGGCTGCGGATCACGACTGGAATTCGCCCGGTATCGGGCTTCCATATATACATGTAAAAAGCGCATTTTCAAAATGGGGAATTCGGGAGGAGAAGAGAGACATGAAAAAATGGACGTATGTATTGACGTTGATTGCGCTGATCGGCTTGCTCGCGGCATGCGGCAGCAAATCGTCGACAGGAACGGATACAGGCTCGGCGAACGAGGCGGGCGCAGGGGGCGGCAAGGAGACGGTGAAGCTGGTAGTCGGCGCATCGCCGGTGCCGCATGCCGAGATTTTGAAGCATATCGCACCGAAGCTGAAGGAGCAAGGCATTGAGCTCGAGGTGAAAGAGTTCACGGACTATGTGCAGCCGAACGTGCAGGTCCATGAGAAGCAGCTCGATGCGAACTTCTTCCAGCACAAGCCATACATGGACAACGAAGTTACGGAAAAGGGCTATGATCTCGTAAGCGTGGGGAATGTCCATGTCGAGCCGTTCGGCGGGTATTCCAAATCGATCAAATCGATTGATGAATTGAAGGACGGCGACACGGTGGCGATCCCGAACGATCCGACCAACGGCGGCCGCTCGCTCCTTCTGTTGGAGAAGCAAGGCCTGATCAAGCTGAAAGAAGGCGCTGGCCTGAACGCCGGCGTGAAGGATATTGCCGAAAATCCGAAAAATCTGAAGTTCAAAGAGCTTGAGGCGGCAATGCTTCCGCGTACGCTGGATGAAGTCAACCTGGCGCTCGTCAACACGAACTATGCGCTGGAAGCCGGACTCAATCCGACGAAGGATGCCCTCTTCATCGAGGATAAGGAGTCCCCGTATGCGAACATCTTGACGGCGCGAAGCGACAACAAAGACAGCGATGCGATCCAGAAGCTGCTGGCTGCGCTGCAATCGGATGACGTAAAGCAGTTCATCGGCGAGAAATACGAAGGCTCCATCGTTCCGGCATTCTAAGAAGCGTTATCTTCGGTCTTCGAATGGCCCCCTTGCACGGCAGCATATTTGCCCTGCAAGGGGGCTTTTTCATGCGTTCGTAAGTTGGGTGGTGAATTTTAGGAAACATTTTAAAAAAACCGAAAGGAAATTGGCGTTGGCTGCCGAAACCGTGTTAGGAACTCAATACGATTGGTAGGGGGAAGAGGTCATGTTCGAACGAATCGATACGGTATTTGTCCGGGTGCCTGATCTGGAGGCGGCCAAGACATGGTACATGGAGGTGCTCGGGCTTGCGCTGAAATGGGATAATGATCATATCGCCGTCCTGGCGTTGGGCGAGACGCCCCTCACGTTGATGAAGACGGAAGCTTCATCGTTCATTCCGGCGTCGGATGCCGCATTCAATTTCTATGTGAAGGATGCGGAAGCCGCTCATCGGCACTTGCGGGCTGCAGGAGTCGAGGTATCGGCGGTGGAGGAAGGAGAAGGCGTGAAGTGGTTTTTATTTCAAGATCATTGCGGCAACGCCCTGGAGGTATGCTCCTTCTAAGGAAGTGTGCTGTCCCTCCTCAAGTTGTTCTGCCCTGGCAAATCGCATATACTGAAGAGGAACGATGCGGAAGCCGGGAGGAGGAGATGATGTTGGAACAGGAGCGCAGGATTGCGCTGATTACGGGCAGTGCCAAGGGGCTGGGGAAGATGTCCGCGCTCGCCTTGGCCGAAGCCGGACATGATATTGTCCTCAATTATATGCATAGCGAACGCGAGGCAACCGAGCTCCAACGCCAGATTGCTTCCATAGGAGTCCGCTGCTTGCTCGTGCAAGCCGATATCTCGAAGCCGGAAGATATCAAGCGGCTCGTCCATACGATGAATGAACGAATAGGCATGGCGGACATCGTCGTCAACAATGCCGGACCCTTCGTCCGGGAACGCCGCCTGTTCGCTGACTATACCGAAGAGGAAATTCTGTTCCTGCTGAACGGCAACCTGACCGGGGTCATGCTGCTCGATCATATGCTGCTTCCCTCCATGCGCCGGCGCGGGTGGGGACGAATCATCCATTACGGATTCGGCCATGCGGGAGAAGCGCGTTCGTGGCCGCACCGCGCCGTATACGCCGCAGCCAAGGTCGGACTCGTCTCTTTTACGAAGACGCTGGCGGTGGAGGAGGCTCCCTATGGCATAACGGTCAACATGATCTGCCCCGGAGATATTCGCGGGGACAACAAGGAGCGGCGCATCGACGAGGTGCAGGGCGTGCCGGATGAAGAGACGCCTCGCGGCCGTCCGGGCACTGGCGAGGATGTGACTCGGGTCATTCGCTTTTTATGCGAGGACCGCTCGGATTTCTTCACTGGCAACATCATGAATGTGTCCGGCGGGCTCGACCCGATACGGGCCAATATCGGCAACCTTTCGTAAGCCGGAGGAGCGGATTCCCTCGGGAAGGCGGGTTTTAAAAGTTTCTTTTTTGAACAACCTCTAGTAAGGATGAATATTGCGTTATGCTGGAGCTTAATGCCCCTGTCCTGACAAGAGCGCGGTGCGCCGCGCTTTTCAGCCGGATGGAGGGCGTTTTTTCATATCGCGTGAGAAGAACAGGTGGTAGACAAGATGAGCAGACTGACCAAAGAATTGGCGCAGGAAATCGTGACGCGGACGATGCAAGTCATTCACTATAACGTGAACGTCATGGACGAACGAGGGCGGATTATCGGGTCCGGAGACCGTTCGCGCTTATACCAGAAGCATGAAGGGGCGCTTATCGCGATTGAGCGGAAGGGGCGCTTCGAGATAGACGAGGAGAGCGCGCGCAAGCTGCAAGGGGTGCTGCCCGGAACGAATCTGGCGATTCAATTCCAGGGCGAAGTCGTGGGCGTCATCGGCATTACCGGCGATCCGAACGAGGTGACCAAGTACGGCGAGCTGGTGAAAATGACGGCGGAAATGTATCTGGAGCAAGCCGATCTGCTGGAAAAAGCCCAATGGGACAAGCGGATGAAGGAGGATTTCCTGCTGTCCGTCATTCACGCGGACGGCAAGGATAACGACATGCTGCGGCTCCAGGCGGAACGGATCGGCTTCAATCCGGACCGGGCGCGGGTCGCATGCATTATGGAGCTGACCGGAGCAGAGAGCGCGGATGCGCTGCCTACGCTCAAGCGGGTGGTGGAGCTGTTGGAGGGGCGGCCCGCCATCGATCTGATCGCCATCCGGAATACGCGCCAGATCGTGCTGTTCAAGCCGCATCTGCATCCGCGGGAGCCCGGGGCCGATATATGCGAAGGCATCGGCCGCATCCGCAGGCTGCTGGAGGAGAAGCAGATTGCGCCGCTCCGCATCGCCGTCGGCAAGGCGTATTCCGGCATCGGCGGCTTAATCGCGTCCTACCGCTCCGCGCAGGATACGATGCGGGCGGGCCAGGCGATTTTCCCGGAGCAGACGGTATATTACAGCGAAGACATGCCGAATGAGACAGCCGCGGCCAATGTCAAGCCATCATGGATAGGGGAGGAGCTGCGGCGGCTATGGCGGCGGTTCGCGCAGGAGGATAAGAGCGGTGAGCTGCAGCAGACGCTGCAGGCGTATTATGAGGAGAACGGCGAGCAGCAGCGCATCGCGGAGCGATTGGCGATTCACCGCAATACGCTCCGTTACCGCCTGCAGCGTATCCATGAAGCGACCGGCAAGGACCCGAAGCATTTTCGCGATTTATATACGCTGATGACGGCCCGTTGGTTAAGCGCTCTGGGGGACAAGGAGAACGAGAGCGGCGTGTGAGCGGGCCGGCCTATTGTGCATTTGAACAAAAAACATGCTGAGGAAAGCGCTGTATTTCATTTCGATGCATGATGAAGCGCTTTCACATTACAGGTACACTAATCGTACAAGGATTTGATATAACACCTTAGGGGGAGT includes these proteins:
- a CDS encoding UbiD family decarboxylase, translating into MSFSNIRSFIHTLKRENELAVIEAEVDPYLEIAEIHRRVIEEGGPALLFTNVKGSPFSVATNLFGTTRRVDMAFGPRPEQFANKCIEAVNRLMPPSPKKLWEERGLVKELLSLLKVGMKDVSSAQAPIMDVKRTDMPLNGLPALTSWQLDGGPFITLPLVYTEHPARKGSDHNLGMYRVQIYDDKTTGIHWQIQKGGGFHYHEAELRNEALPVSIYVGGPPALIAAAIAPLPEKLPELLMASFVMGERLPVVDSGFEGHRIPAEAEFVIQGYVPPHERRLEGPFGDHYGYYSWAHDFPLVNVKHMYHRKDAIYPATVVGKPRQEDYYLGEYLVKLLSPAFPMVMPSVRKVHPYPETGVHSLAAAVVRESYSREAMLSGFRILGEGQLSLTKFLMLTDQDVDLDNFAQLMENVLERFQPESDLYVLNNTSHDTLDYTGHKLNHGSKGILLGVGEPVRELPHTYEGGPIDEITDVAVFCRGCLTMSGASYEAEPQLAQRLMERLADQETPWPLVFLVDDAQVARTQLSFLWTVFTRFNPASDIYARMEVRNHHIAYQLPIVIDARMKPGYPDELFPREDIVQRVDDRWKDYFPNGY
- a CDS encoding Cthe_2314 family HEPN domain-containing protein, whose protein sequence is MLRSLFGEEPRRDEGALKEAMEAIDRYLSHVRKQMDNGGDPGHYWRKIEIWTVGLRTSLDELEESIYASGKYAERVTKKYQDDMNDNELDDYYRHVYFYKNAFIRIFSILDKLGTLLNEVLRLETEEMKPFFSYFTVLRRLHLTGRHPRLTDKLSGLKQLHGEAMQRLRKRRNTEIHYMNAEMQDDLWQRHRSLNSKLRLEDIQANMNDVEEGMQMVCGALTASFRAIVTLEK
- a CDS encoding methionine ABC transporter ATP-binding protein translates to MIRLEHISKQYEAKGKLSGPLALNDVSLTIEQGEIFGIIGHSGAGKSTLLRSINLLERPTSGKVFVDQVDMMKLSKRELQEQRSKIGMIFQHFNLLSSATVFDNIAFPLRLQNTPAAQVKAKADELIRLVGLEEHRNKYPAQLSGGQKQRVGIARALANDPKVLLCDEATSALDPQTTQSILELLLDINRRFGITIVLITHEMHVIQAICDRVAVIHAGQIAEQGKVVDVFLKPQHPVTREFIMEERHDADLQPWMAFQGQAGDHSRVVKINYLGDVTYEPVLQTVLTEAGVRFTILQGTISRMKDIPYGQLVVRLDGGLPDVERSLSALKDRGLEVEVIA
- a CDS encoding methionine ABC transporter permease; translated protein: MKDLDFSKINWDELGTATSDTLAMMLFSVLFTIVIGLPLGVLLYLTGKSKGTAGRTVYFGVSFIVNILRSAPFVILMIALIPVTRMIVGTSIGVEGTIPPLVIAAAPFFARLVETSLREVDRGVIEAAQAMGASTWQIVRKVLLPEAMPGLIAGTTITAVTLVTYTAMSGMVGGGGLGDLAIRYGYHRYEFEVMIISIFIMVLLVQILQWIGDAFVRRFTRK
- a CDS encoding MetQ/NlpA family ABC transporter substrate-binding protein, whose amino-acid sequence is MKKWTYVLTLIALIGLLAACGSKSSTGTDTGSANEAGAGGGKETVKLVVGASPVPHAEILKHIAPKLKEQGIELEVKEFTDYVQPNVQVHEKQLDANFFQHKPYMDNEVTEKGYDLVSVGNVHVEPFGGYSKSIKSIDELKDGDTVAIPNDPTNGGRSLLLLEKQGLIKLKEGAGLNAGVKDIAENPKNLKFKELEAAMLPRTLDEVNLALVNTNYALEAGLNPTKDALFIEDKESPYANILTARSDNKDSDAIQKLLAALQSDDVKQFIGEKYEGSIVPAF
- a CDS encoding VOC family protein is translated as MFERIDTVFVRVPDLEAAKTWYMEVLGLALKWDNDHIAVLALGETPLTLMKTEASSFIPASDAAFNFYVKDAEAAHRHLRAAGVEVSAVEEGEGVKWFLFQDHCGNALEVCSF
- a CDS encoding SDR family oxidoreductase gives rise to the protein MLEQERRIALITGSAKGLGKMSALALAEAGHDIVLNYMHSEREATELQRQIASIGVRCLLVQADISKPEDIKRLVHTMNERIGMADIVVNNAGPFVRERRLFADYTEEEILFLLNGNLTGVMLLDHMLLPSMRRRGWGRIIHYGFGHAGEARSWPHRAVYAAAKVGLVSFTKTLAVEEAPYGITVNMICPGDIRGDNKERRIDEVQGVPDEETPRGRPGTGEDVTRVIRFLCEDRSDFFTGNIMNVSGGLDPIRANIGNLS
- a CDS encoding sugar diacid recognition domain-containing protein; translated protein: MSRLTKELAQEIVTRTMQVIHYNVNVMDERGRIIGSGDRSRLYQKHEGALIAIERKGRFEIDEESARKLQGVLPGTNLAIQFQGEVVGVIGITGDPNEVTKYGELVKMTAEMYLEQADLLEKAQWDKRMKEDFLLSVIHADGKDNDMLRLQAERIGFNPDRARVACIMELTGAESADALPTLKRVVELLEGRPAIDLIAIRNTRQIVLFKPHLHPREPGADICEGIGRIRRLLEEKQIAPLRIAVGKAYSGIGGLIASYRSAQDTMRAGQAIFPEQTVYYSEDMPNETAAANVKPSWIGEELRRLWRRFAQEDKSGELQQTLQAYYEENGEQQRIAERLAIHRNTLRYRLQRIHEATGKDPKHFRDLYTLMTARWLSALGDKENESGV